In Pleurodeles waltl isolate 20211129_DDA chromosome 5, aPleWal1.hap1.20221129, whole genome shotgun sequence, the DNA window ttttgtgtggaTATATCTGTTTGTTCAAGCTTTTGCCTGTATTTATCACTTCTGAAATATCACGACCAGGCATGTGAGTTGATCTATGAAGAGCCGTCCTTTCTCATATAACTGTAACATGCTCCTAGAGTGATGGCTCCAGGAACGTACAGTGCAGGCAGGTTAATAGAGAGACTGATTGATGCACGTGGCTTTTCACATGGGTTTGTTTTGTTTCTTAATCATGCTCTGTTTTACCTCTTCCAGGATGAATTTGACAAATTGAGACCTCTCTGCTACACAAGTACAGACATTTTTCTGCTGTGTTTCAGTGTGGTGAGCCCCTCGTCCTTCCAGAATGttggtgagaagtgggtccctgAGATCCGGCGCCACTGCCCGAAGGCGCCCATCATTCTCATTGGGACACAGTCTGACCTACGGGAGGATGTCAACGTGCTCATTGAGCTGGACACCTGCAAAGAGAAGCCTGTGGCTGAGGAGGTTGCCCAGCTCTGTGCAGAGGAAGCAAAGGCTGTGTCCTACATGGAGTGCTCAGCATtaactcaaaagaaccttaaagaggTCTTTGATGCAGCCATTATGGCTGGAATTCAGTACTCTGATAGCCAGCAGCAGCCCAAAAAGTCCAAGAGTAGGACTCCTGACAAAATGAAGAACCTCTCAAAATCCTGGTGGAAAAAGTACTGTTGTTTGGCGTAGTATTGCTACGACTAGATGGATTCAGTTAGGAGCTACATTAGCTTGTTCTTTTAATAATCTTTGCAAATATGTATATAGATGATGTGAAAAGTATTATATGTATATAAATGCTTTTACATTTTCATAGACAGTTAAGCAGCCTCGAGTCAAAGACATATGTACGTGTTTTTTTCTGTTGCTATCTACACCCATCTTCAAGGATACATTGATAAAAAGAGGGCTAATCACATTTGCATTACAGTTAACAGGCTGCTTTCTTTGAACCTAATCATTGATGACAGCTAGAGAGCACTCATCCACTGTATTCTGTGCATACGTGATGTAACACCGAAGGACCGGCTTAGGCTCTAGCTTTTAGCTTCTAATGGATGAGAAGTCTGGACCAATGAATGTGAactcttaaaaatgaaaatacATCATTTATTTGTTGCAGCTATATTTTGTTTACCTTTTTATAGTtatgaaaaatatacatatacttaGAAGACCCTTTCCCTATCTTGTCAACCCTTTTCAGATGGTCTGCCAGTCTGAATTGTGACCGAGATTGCACACCGTTTTTGTTACGCACGCATTAACAAAGTAGCAGGTTTTTTGTGTGATTTGAATACCGCGAAGAATGTTtgaatggtgtgtgtatggttttaAATGTGCACTTACATGTATTCTAAAAGTATCCACTTTGAAGACACTACACAACAAGCACTCAGCCAGACATTCAGCATGTTTCAGTGACTGAAGGTCCTCTCAAACCCACCCAGCAAAATGAAGCACCACACTCCTCTCCTGTCTTTGCTTCACTTTCAAGGGTTAAAATGTTTATTTGGTTTCTATATTAATCTAGTTTAACCACATCTATTAGAATGTAAAAATTAGTAGTgtacatatttataaagtggtctGAACTTGAGTTTCTGCCCTCGGGAGCTGTAAAATGTGTGGTTGAACTTGTTTCTTTAGCGTTCAACATACCTTGCATTGCCCACCTCATGGAAGACTTGTAAATGCACTCTGTGACTCATTAGTTCTGTCGTTAGCCAAAACCTTTTAGTTTTgaattttattttgtgtgtgtgtgtgcactgctcctgccatctagtgttgggctcggagtgttacaagttgtttttttcttcgaagtattttttcgagtcacaggaccgagtgactcctccctttcggctccaatgAGTATGGGCATCGActacatcttagattgttttctttccgccatctggtttggccgtgttcctcttcgctccggttATTCGATTTGGAAAAATTCATTAATCACCGAAAAAGCGTCAGTGTTTTGATCGCGACATAGCTTCTATCGACACCACGGCACCGACGCAACACACCTTCTGTTGCCCTTCGGGCACCCGCGCCCATTCTGGGCCTGGACGGTCCGACCGCAAGaagcgtcgaagcctcatggaccagaccccgTTCCTATTCTACATGGGATCTGTAATCTGTATCTGTCACCggaccaccgagaggatacttgtgaggcctgcaggtccttccgttccaagaagaccttgaggaTCGAAGGGCGAGACGACTGCAAATGGCGTCAAAGTACCGAGCACCTTGACGTCGAGGAAGAAGAGATGGCCATCTCCATCCAAGGTTCCTATTCGGACAATTCCGAAGCAGAGCGACCACCCACagcaggccagcacgtgagtacgcctgccccgacccaagcccaGAGTCAGTGCAAGACTAAACAAAAGGCCTCAGGGacaccactgctggaaggccatggctctacccaCAAGAGATCAagtggtgaccaagcaacaccttcgccACTGAAAAAGGCCACATCTGCGTCGAAGTCCTCTGACTCAAGCAAAGACACCGTCTCCGAAAAAGCTCGACTCGAAACCTCGAAAGAGTCTTTCGGAACCAAGGCCTACtatcagcatgggcatttcggtgctaAAAAAAACCCGGCTTCGGAGCAGAAATAAGCCTCAtatactgaggaacatggactttcaaaacagatgaaagaaagacacagatttgaggaataacttcaaatggaggagtttgatgagACATAAACAAGGGTACAGAGCCACAAGGATACTGGGAAAATCCAAgcagcacctcctctcaaatttaaaaggaaactggcttCCCAAGGACATTCGGACACTGAGCAGTCAAAGGCTAAAGTGCCCAGAGAGCAATCTCCGCAGCGCCAGTTTTCCCCAGCACCTTCTCCTCCGCATTCTCCTCAAAGAACTGTTTCTCCTCttgccacacccactgcacagtcatccacacacactgtgcagtcgcatCAAGATACAgacccatgggacctctatgatgaccctgtgtcggacaatagcccggagtgctATCCTTCTAAACCCTCTTCACCCGAAGATAGCCCCTCCTACACACAGGTTTTGGCTAGGGCTGCTGCTttccacaatgtgagcatgcacaCCGAACCACtagaagacgactttctttttaataccttgTCCTCCACGCATACGTCTTACCAAAGTCTGCCCAATTCTctcaggcatgcttaaacatgcccaacagatttttCAAGAGCCCGTGAAGGGAAGAcccataacaccaagggtggaggaGAAATACAAACCGCCACCGTCCGAGCCAGTTTTTATCACCCAGCAACTGCCCCCAGACTttgtagtggtcagcgcagcgaggaagagagccaactcccagtcatctggagatgcatcccctccagataaggagagaaaGTTTGACacggcaggaaagagggtagcgtcacaagttaccaatcagtggcgcatagcaaacTCTCAGGCCCTCCTCGCaaaatatgacagagctcattgggacgagatgagcgacatcatccaacatctccccaaggaaacCCACAAGAGAGCTccgcaagtggtagaggagggacaggcgatAACCAATAATCAAATAAGGTCTGCATTAGATTCAGCCGATACTGCCGCAAGAACAGTAAACACTGCAGTGATAATTAGACGCCATTCATGGCTTAGATCCTCCGGtttcaaaccagagattcaacaggctgtcctcaacatgccattcaaccagcaacagctatttggcatacaagtggacacagccattgaaaagatgaaaaaggacaccaatacagccaaagcgatgggagccctttactcatcccaacacagagggacatttagaaaaccgCAGTATAGGGTAGGTTTTAGACCACAatcatcagaaccatccacctcaccaacaaagccctcataccaatcaccgtatcagagaggggggttttgcgggtccttcagagggcaatttccaaagtccaggggaaaattccaaccaACAAAGCAAGCCCTTAACAccaagcagtgactttgccatcctcttcccccaacacacatcccctgtgggaggaagactggaaatgttccacagtcaatggtcaaacataacaacggacacatggggactatcaattatccaacatggttactgcatagaattaacACATTtttctccagatattcccccaaagcGTACAAACTATAGTCGCAACATCTAAcattgttacaaacagaggtgcaggcacttttaacaaaacaggccatagaactagtacctcatcaacaaaaaggaacagggatatattccctgtacttccttattcccaaaaagacaaaacaataagaccaatattagatctcaggactctcaacctatacatcaaatcagaacactttcacatggtgacactacaagatgtagtcccattactgaaacagggagaatacatgtcaacactggacttGAAAGTTGGGTACtggtattttcatatacccatccatccatctcacagaaaatacctcaggcttgttatacaaggaaaacgttaccaattcaaagtattacccttcgggataacaacagcccccagagtatttacaaaatgccttgccgtggcggcggcatacataaggagacaacacctGCATGTATTCTCATATTGACGATTGGCTTATAAAGGCCAACACACAACagcagtgtcaacatcacacatgttacgtaatagataccctacacacaccagggttttctataaattaccaaaaatcacacttgcaaccatcccaaatccagcaatacttgggagctacactccacactcaaaaagcgattgtaagtccaagcccacaaagggtagaatcattccacaccatggtaccaaaaataaaaccaaatcggcattacacagtcagatttgtgatgaaactcctaggcatgatggcatcatgcattgcaattgtcccaaacgcatggttacacatgcggcccttacagcagtgccttgcaaaacaatggtcgctgGCACAGTcacctccaagatctagtgttgatagaccgccaaacccactattcgcttcagtggtggaacaccataaatttaaacaagggcggccttttcaaaacaatgtgcctcacgccattctcacaacagatgcatcaatgattgggtacGGAGCACACCTCAAGAATCACAGTattacaaggacaatgggacaacgagcaaaaacagctacacataaatcacttagagctgctagcagtctttctagcactaaaagcttttcaacctcttccagctcaaaaacacattcttgtcaaaacggacaatatgacaacaatgtactacttaaacaggggggaacacactcatcacaactttgcctcctagcacaaacaatttgggattgggcaattcacaacaaaattcgcctagtagcgcaatacatcccaggcattcgcaatcaattagcggacaatctcagtcgggatcgccagcaaactcatgagtgggaaatacatccccaggtactacaaaactactttcgccagtgggggacaccagacctagatctgttcgccacaaactaaaacgcaaaatgccaaaacttcgcgtccaggtacccacactctcagtccaagggcaatgctctatggatcaattggtcaggggtatttgcttacgcttttccccctctctcactcattccttttctagtaaacaaactcaaaataatacttatagcaccaacgtgggcacgccaaccgtggtacaccacacagttggacctctcagtagtacctcacatcaaacttccaaccagaccagacctgttaacgcaacacaaacaacagatcagacaccccaatccatcaatgctcaatctagcaatctggctcctgaagtcttagagtttggctatctaaatcttccaaatgagtgtatggtagttattaaacaggcaagaaaacctaccaccaggctttgttatgctaacaaatggaaaagatttgtcttctactgccaagcaaaatacATCACACCGTTGGATGCGTCCATACAGGACATCTcaggttatttactacacctacaaaaagcaaatcttgccttctcatccatcaaaatacaccttactgcaatttcggcttatttgcaaattaaacacacaaaatccctatttagaataccagtcattaaagccttcatggaaggactaaagcggatcatacctccaagaactccaccagtaccctggtggaatcttaatattgtacttctacgactcatgggtccaccttttgaacccatgcattgttgtcagatccaattcttaacttggaaagtggcatttctagaagttatcacttcattacgaagagttagtgaaatacaggctttcactattgaagagcCCTTTATACAGGTACACAAACATGGTTGTTCTccgcacaaacccaaaatttctaccaaaagtcatttcaccgtttcatttaaaccaaacagtggaactcccagtcttcttcccacagccagactcagtggcagaaagagcactgcatacattagatataaaaagagctctaatgtactatatagacagcacaaaaccattttgtaaaactaaacagttgttcgtcgCATCCCAGAAAccacatgctggtaaccctatatccaaacaaggcatagccagatggatagttaattgtacacaaacttgttacctaaaagctaaaagagaactactcattacaccaaaggcacactccactagaaagaaaggagcaacaatggcctttctaggtaacataccaatgacagagatttgtaagacagccgcttggtccacacctcatacttttaccaaacactactgtgtagatgtgttagcaacacaacaagccacagtaggacaggctgtacactaagaacattatttcaaacaacttcaactcctacaggctgaccatcgCTTTGGGGagtattactgctttgtagtctatgcacagcatgtgtatctgcagctacacatgccacgaacagatgtacactgggtaagtgacattttccatatatatatatatatatatatatatatatatatatatatatctctatcgtCTTTGGCGTACTGTGGTGtcattcacatactgcttctgtccATCACAACACGGGGCAAAGGCTCAGCCCTCTTCAGCTTTGACTGCGCTCTGCCCTTGTACAATATTCACAACTGCAAAATAAGCAGTCTACTTAATTGCCAGGAACCACTTGTACAATGTAAGCttgtacattaaaaatatattaaacttcaaataatgttttacatagataaaagcCCAATCACATCCCCCAAAATTGCCACCAGGCCGCTTGTTTGTCATGTGTCTTCATACAAACACCATTCATAAACCAAATAGTCATTTACAAAGCAAAAATGTGGGCAGAAAAGGCTAGAACTATTGGCGTAGCCAATTATTATTTTGCTTGAGCTGTGCCTCGTCACATATTGGGGAAAATTATCTGGGAATTCGGTCATCTTAAACACAACCTTCCCCACAGTCGCACCAAATTATTTATTCAGTAATTTTCTCTGGTTTACACCCTAAAACACGTTGCCAGCTCCCAGGAGGGTGAAATGG includes these proteins:
- the RHOU gene encoding rho-related GTP-binding protein RhoU, whose amino-acid sequence is MPPHLQQQGATAPTGYISAPGEAPPVPPRRVRSRVAGRGTGNRGLPERRIKCVLVGDGAVGKTSLVVSYTTNGYPTEYVPTAFDNFSALVAVDGKPVKLQLCDTAGQDEFDKLRPLCYTSTDIFLLCFSVVSPSSFQNVGEKWVPEIRRHCPKAPIILIGTQSDLREDVNVLIELDTCKEKPVAEEVAQLCAEEAKAVSYMECSALTQKNLKEVFDAAIMAGIQYSDSQQQPKKSKSRTPDKMKNLSKSWWKKYCCLA